From Malaya genurostris strain Urasoe2022 chromosome 2, Malgen_1.1, whole genome shotgun sequence:
ATATGCCTTCAGATAAATGTAACCTATATGATATGTAAAGCATATATTCATTAAATGTATTATATATCAgcattcaaaataataatcatccaTCGAGCAAGTAATTATGATATGAATAACACTACATTGTATGTGAGAATCATGTAACTTCCATTAGATTATAAATTAAATAGCAGCTAAATGTCATTGCTTTAAAAACTACGTGAAAAATATGGAGGATAatattcacgtaactatgatgtgaTTTCCGtggcggttcagtgaaagtgcctttagtgcgccgtcagtgttctttttttatcggaacccttccgttacgtttccgtgctgtttccgcTGAGGCGCAGCCAATGCattgacataccgacttcagtgaaaataaaaaatatcggtgacgacgaatttgagtttaccggacggacgctacactgacggtgagctgcactgaaaccgcacggtgccggataggtgtgaatacGTGCATAgaacacgaatgaaataatatcagtatccgtgcacggtgtcgtgccggcactgaaccggaccggatatgtgtgaatagtccgtTAGGCGACTGTTAGGGAGCGACTAGTGAAACGGAGTACCCTTGGACGTTTGCGTCTTCCGTCTCATTTTCCCAAGATTGTAAAAATCTGACCCACCCTGAGGTGAAATTTCTAGTCGGGCAACCCTTGAACGTGACAAGTGGTCCCCGTAAGAGGTGGCGCGTAAGCCACTTGTTCGTGAGTCCGGGGAACGATACGGCAGACTGTGCTGTAGCACCGTAGTGCACTACAGGTTTCTATACAGCGTGGCTAATTTACCATCCAAAGTATGGTGATAACGGTGCTTCGCCTTAGGGTCAGTAGTCAGCAACGACACGCTAGACTGAGACTGTTCGGCAGCTATCCATCTTCTTTACACCGTCATACTGTTTCTGTTCTTGGTTTTGAGTGTTCTGTAGTTATTTCCAGATCGGTCTGGCATGTCATTGACCGTGCATAAATCGAAATTATTGTGATTCTCTCCCCGAACAATTCGATTTGTACTAAACAAGCATTGTCCGAGATTCTAAAAATTTTGCATTTGGAAACAAGGCTGTGTGAACCTAGCCGTTCACACCCCAATCTTAGAAGAAGCAGGTTGCTGGTTGATGTTGAACCAAGAGAAAGACGATTTGTAAACGGAGCACGATGCCATGCGTATCTCTTGCAGATCTGCTATAATTTATTCTTGTTCCAGTAGTTGGCGATCAACAAGTTCTTTATCCGCTTCGTAAAAGCATCCGTCCAGGTTCCATGTTTCTATGCTCACGGTGTTATTTAGTTGCAAGCTTGGAGGTGGAGTTCCTCTTATGTCACTATGCTTATCTTATCTGCTGTTTTCCATAGGCGGTTGTTGGAGGGATAGTAGGTGATCGATCGGAGGGTTGCACTGCACTTCTGAAACTCCAGTTTCCTCCGGTCTGTACCATTGTTTACATGGCTGCTCTGTTGATCCTCGTTGTTGCACCTGGAGAGATTAACCATTACTGTTTTGATACTGCCTCAGTACGCTGTCAAAATGGTTATATGTGCCGTCTGGAGCAATGCGATGGACTATGTTCAGTGTATGATAGCTATTACTATTTCGCTCCTTCTGAACCTATTATAAGCAAGTTGGCATtttctttgaaatatttttacggTGAAGCCGAATGTTACTTATACCGCGTAGATGCTTTTTCTCCACCACAGAAACCCGACTTTGACAGTTGTTCCAAGTAATGTTTAGCTGAGCTGGGGCAGTTGTATTTGCCAACTACGGGAATTTCTCCAATGCTTGTGGTGACAATCGGTACTCCCAAAAATCACTGCGTTCACGATAAAACGATTCAGCTGCAACGTGCAGAGCCCAAGAGTGGATATCGTTTAGTTCCGAGTTGGGAGGGGACCGTCATCGAGTAGGTATGAGGTCAGGGCTTGTGACGACAAGAGCTAAGTCAATCAAACTTCCGATACGAAACAGAATGATATGATATTTGACGCTCTTTCCAAAAATGTCGTGCTCCTTTCTCTTTTTCTCTAAAATTCATGtgaaaaaagttagaaaaaactgatttttttggaaCCTTTTATAAATACTACCGAATAATGAGTTAACGGTTACAGTTACCGAAATGTtgttggaatcatgtaaggtgataagtgactatcacctcctggtgataaagaggtgatcaccagaatgtttggaatcaccgaaggtgatcacttttactatcaccatcaccggtgattgagccaacttcactccatttatcacctgtcaagaaacgtcaatttttcaggagtaaaatatgaatgtggcgtataccgttgatattaggagaagtaacatatgaaagtggcgtataATATTTTTCATTACGATAGTTTTCAATCCCTTTCATTAATTCGAGTTatgatgatttgtatggatcgaagagtaacgttgaaaaaaattgcccggcgagtatggcaaactgcgcacaaacaaataaaaaattaacttgttggtttaattcagtgccgatttttatttatcaatggaaatcaatgtcacagtcagttctttgggatgaatttgctagctttgaaatgacacgaattgttagatcttcttgatgtttcacaatggatggcattcctctccaatgagaaagatccgttaaataattttgtgtatagttttcattcactttacgataatggcatttcacagagctttcaattgctagttccattttggaaattttacccaccggacatccactatgattagcagcaactaattgtccaaaaatattgccttatttagttcaactcacaagaagaaaattaagaacgcagtttaatcatttttactcgttcagttgaacgagacGGATATGTCGCTCACTAAGTCACGACCATCcaattctactgaaaatgttagcatagaatttttgtgttgttacgttatgtgcaacaggagatgtctacattcataaacttatctcttttccagaaagcaatttatctttgactctacgaataccccaatgatattccttcaaataataataccaacataaatgaattgatttaattgataaatactaccgttcattcaatgaattctaaaactatacaaactaagttacttttaattttggtatttaattttgacacaatatcagtacgaattttattaaaaaattatcctctccgaccaattttggtaggttctgtttatatcagtggcttaaaattcacctaacggacaataatttataaagccacttctcgaaaaatcaaatcactactaaaagtgataactaaattgctatcacctccattttgacatgaaggtgattaaatcgtggtgactatcaccttacgtaatgccaacatttgatagtgatgttagcctttcagcaatggtgacagaacttggtgattatcaccttacatgattccaaattttcaaaagtgataatcacttggtgataatcactttacatgattccaccccagcaATCAAATTCATTACTTTTGTGATAGAACGAAAGTCATTTGGcatttctatttcaacagacttcgcagttggcttgtaagaccagcgtactatgcattaaacagctagtTCGAGACTTTTGTGATAAAAACTAATACCAAAACGATATACACTCAAACAATACGACGGAAACCCGAActatcgcttaacacaaactgttTTGTGCTTCACAAAACCAAAACTGATTGTGCCACTGTCTCAGAACCAATAAATTAGAACACTGAATGAAAACGAATAGTCTTAAGTGCCTGAGCAGTATTGACATTTGGGCTATAACAATCAAGCTAATTCGTACTCTTTCATTCACATTATTTTAGAGAAATGTTCAAATGAATAGAAAGTCATCCCAACAAGCTACTAAATTAGTTCAAGTGGACAGTGAAATTTAAGCCAAAACGGACTTAAGAATTACCACAAATTGATTGAAAAGTGCACACGAATACTGGGTTCTGCGAAAATTGAATTTTCCGAGTTTGATGCTATAGGAGACACTATAAAATCCAGAAGCTTTGTAGCTAGGATTTACATTAGAGAGCATGTGGCTGAATTTTAGTACGAATATCAATTCAAagtaattttaaatattttactgcttcacaaaagaacaaaaacaaaagtcttgggaatttcgaaattatttcaaatCCGTTTCAAATAATGTTCCTACTATTTTAATCATTTACGTTTAAAGAGTAAAATGTGTTTGCAAAGGAAATAATCGAGAAAATCATTGTACACATTAAACAAACTGTGGTTGAAAAGTTATGTCAAAATGACTATATCACAGGTGATACCATAATGATTAAAACCAAACTAAATTTGCGTACTGAACAAGTTTTTAGTTCGCTAACAAAATGAGTGAATTTGGAAACTAAGAAAGTTCATCGCTTAGTGAACTTATTCCACTGATGCTTCTTGACATGCTAACCGAACCTCCGGACTGTTTACCTTCCAGGTTATAAAACTCTGCTACTTTGGGTGGTGGCTTGTTGGACATTATTTCCGATATCTGCGTGATGATCCATTTGCCGAGCTTGATTACAGCAACGTGAGCTGcaaattgcaacaacattgctcCGAATCCTTTGTACAAACCAGAAACACCTTCTGTGGCAATCGTTTGGCGGTAACAGTCTACAACCCCTTCATAACTAGTCAAGATCGGTACAACTGAGTATCCAGAATCCAAATTATCTATAATAGTACGCGTTCCTTGTAACTGAATTCGATGTAGAATTGTTTCGAATGGATAGAAAATCACTTCGGTTGTCATCAGTGAAATCATCGTAGAATAAACCTCGATGACTTGACTTTGGGCAGCGAAATCGCGTGGTCGCGCACCTCGCTTCTCGTCGAAAAAAGTTACTCGCCGACACATAATGCGTGTGGATATTCCACGCACGAACAATCTACAATTAGAACAAGCTTTAAAAATGCAAGTGAATCTGTGAAAACAAGACAAACACACTGGCAAATGTACTTGGATATTCCCAGTGATATACTAGGACCAACTAAAGCCCAAATTGGAAGCATCCGACCTTTCTGTGGCACGCTCCAGGAAAGTAATCGGCTAGCTCCTTCTCGAAACACATCGAATATACCCGGTTTTTCACTTGCTATATCACTTTGAACAGTTTCAACCAATGATGCTGAATAAAAGGGCACAATAGTGGCTAAACTTATGCTGAAATAATTTGTACATTATTCGTTAATGCATAACATTTATGAAATCTTATTTACCATTTTAACAGCAGATGTTGCCCGAACTGTTTCAATGTAGTTTTTGAGTTAACCTCCCTGTAATATGAAATACATCTTACAAATATATCTATGAACCATTCGGACGTAGGAACCTACTTTGGCCAAGGCGTAAATTTCGAGATGATATCCTCGACAGCCAAGGTCATTCCTCGCACCAACAGAATGCTACCAACCCCCTTCCACAATGTAGTAACGCCCTGCCGCTGATGCAGGTGAACAATCACCGGAACTAACGTCAACGGCACAATGTGATACTTAATAGAGCTATGATGAACTTGACATTGACGACGAAGCACCAGAAACGGGTGGCAAAGCAAGTTTTCTGTTATTAAACTTATCAGATTAACGCTAGCTCCTAGGTACTTTCGCAATGAAATTTCTGTATgtagaaatatataaaaaaaaaattaacaatgcCGGAATCTCAAACAAATGCTTTTACCGTCATCTGGACTCTCGTAGATTTGATGCACATTTTTATGTTTCTGCAAAGGCAGTGTCAAGTCTCTTTCGGAATTTATGAACTGATAATGTGTGGTCTCGAGAGGTGATTTAAGGGATGCATGCAAGCGAGATACATTATCTAACTGATCTTCATCGTCTTCCAGATACCTGTATACGGAAATAATGTATATTGATCATATTTTGAAccctcttttaatcctgatgtACTAACCTTTCATATTGTTCCAATCCTGCCATGTCTTTATGCATGAATCCGCTTTGAAATTATCATATGATCAAAATTTAAACTATGTAAtttggaatatttttcaattttcacttTGGTCTCTACTATTTTTGAGGTTTTGGAAGGAAAGGGAGAACTGTCAATATCGATCGCCGATTTTGCGAAATTTCCCTTTGACAGGCAGAAATGTCAGGTGaaaatcacgcgttttttttagaacggccaattgaacaatccaatcagcgtggtcaccacgagatagcgttatggtgattgttttgacatatcccatgtatttagaaaattttttgatgaatttttcaatttacttgagtttgaaagaatgcagatggcaaaacttcacaaatatgggtaatagtatgttcacattagcgctgatatcaagtgatatacggataaacttgatatccgatgatatcatgtgcgatatcacttgatatcccatacaatgttatgtcaacgcgtatcaccattttggcatgatatccgggatatcatgtacgatatcatgtcgagttgtcaaaaatcgatactagcaacacggataatggcattgaacgtatTCATTTATGAaggtcactttgagagtgacaataaacaatcattataattttaaatttttcaacgaatactggggtttggaaaccattaattgtaagacttcaattattgattgaattgtaggagagaaaagcaatattattgatcttactcctaatgggaacattcaatatgacaattcgattgtcaaacgataccatttcgatcatatgtgaacattcccacgtgatatgcatatcatctcggtatatcaagtgatataagcgctaatgtgaacatggtgtaagaaaaacgattattcacgtgttgtcatcaaacatatgatttcaaattgttctatactcttgacaatctcggatgaaatttggaattttcagttcacatacagatttgattcagATGaagaaacatgagtaaatagactagtcataaaacttttgatcataatttatcaattaatctcaaaatctaaCCCAAAAAACatagaatatcccagatatgaaaacagtacccaacctcacttcttcgaatttggtatttcatgttacgatatctccataaatatcaatcaaacatagcacggaaagttactgaatcattaattatcgatttttttaccaaattgaaaaataataataattaaaataaaaattatttttatgcagggttgaaaaagtctgtaaactCAAAAAATGTCTGTGGATTCAAAATCGCtattaaggctgtgaaccatttcacggttaattttaacttttggttaaaatctgacacttgagtggttatttggtgtcgagtagttaaatttgactaaaactgtggacaattcaaaatttgacggacggaaagttatttgggtttattttccactgaaaataatttcaactaaagaattagtattagaattttcattgcgagatttttttcagtgctgGAAAATAattatcgatctgtcaaaaataaccatgttctcgagcagggttatttttgacaacatcaaattaaccactcgagtgtcagattttaagcaaaagttaaaattaaccgcgaaatggttcacagcctaagaatgGAGCTCGAAATTcgtttagggcatattcagtagtgttctatagttctagatgcataatatatgtcagttacaaaatttaaatacgAATTTTattacaagaaaaactggcagccccagtagtgtttaaatcgtgtttcaaatatacaaaaaatagaaccgcatcgtagaccagttttaaattttacagaACTGGTCGAAGCAATGAAACTAGAATTacatgctggggatacgtttgttccagtttctgctctattattgatcttccatatagaacttctagatgctgaatttgctcttagtctGCAAGAAAAAAACAACCACGACTATTTCAATTCTgaatattttaacgaaaaacatGATATTCATAAAGTGTTTTTATTTCATCCCATTTGTTTCGGCTTCGGCTTAACGTGGCCGTttaacaatgaaaaaaaagtaattgcTATATCTCGTTATCTTATTCTCTAAAGAAGAGACGTTTTAATTGCTAGCCAGCGAACGGAAGGGGAGCAGTGATTCGCTATTTACGTTCCCGTTCGTTGGTTCATTGTCACTGTTGTTGGCGGAATCACCGTTACTTGTTGCCAAGCGTTGGGTGTGTTGTTAGCATCAGCTGAAGTACTTTGTTCTATGTATGATATTgatttcgtcttcgattcgtcagtgcagagcagttcaaatgcaactgcttagtgcaaaaacTTGGACAGTTTAATTGGAACCGCTAAGCGGACgtaaagtgcaatgtctttgctGACATCCCGAAGGAAACGTTTCCTTGCGCAACAAgtactcgtatcgaaggtcaaattttgtacttcctgaagtcaacaataattgtattcttccaAAGTGGCTTTCTTTAatatggttcactcatttcgttgtatcaaagataaaattaagattacaatgtcttatacgttccattgaaaaatgttgagccagtaatcgtgaaccagttggttctgGAATAACGAAGGGTTaatacgacgacacgaccaggcactctgaagaaaaatcagcattaaaactgttcgctaacgatttaccgccagttaccacaaatctagcgaccccttgtaaatgataaaaataatcttcccgagcaacactgtttaagttgctatggactagttaccaaggaaccccaaaacaaataaacatgttttgaaagcggtggaatagttctattagtgttaaactttttccaaattaagcagaaatgcatttgaaTTAACTcgattttcagaatttaatcgaaactatgaaTGAAACATCATAAATATGTATTTATTGATTAAACTATATGTATAAATACTCAGAATCCGAAGTCATCGGATAGGGAGATACAGAATTGTTGTCgtgatgctaggattcataacaAATGGTCACTAAATTGCCTGTACCCAATATCATCTGTAGATCTTCCGTAGTTTTATCATACTGTCACTTTCGAGAGCCGCGAAAGAAAGAGCCGAAAAAAATCACTATTTGATCTTACCTTTCCTCCAGTAACGGAAAACTTGCTAAGATGCAGTTTTTCTCGCTCTTGTGGTCGGTATATGtatgttttgaaacaattacCATTACAGTAGtatcggtgtaatatgccggtatcaaaattgttttgtgtcggttgattgcgcagcagtggaaacagtatttcaccttgttggccactattcaaggattactagtggaattccacaaggaaatcattttaccgtacgttatgtaGGTACCGCAGAGCGCTAGCCTCGCtcggctcgttgtcggtcatttccatgtcttcttcGTTGGTTTGCTCTGAGCTGttatcacacaacggtttcaagtcagcaGTGAGTTATTCATCCCAATGTCCCTaagactgaattttgaacttggcattataaaagacataactcatactcctcaatttttacattccgctcgaggtaggtaaatccattaaaatgttccgtaatataataaccgatctgaaacttattttgtttacattcatcttgccttcgatatgcagtaaccaaggttatggtgactgttattcaaaatcaataatatatcaacttgtgctgccagtttaaaaaaattcactagcgttttcgatttgacatttccagttactgaggggtagttaaatttacgatacagttttgatagacgagtggcaggtcgtgtcgtcggttaatacttcgttaataagcgtcaactagttcaaaaacaggcaaAATGTGATGTAAACAATAAAAGTTAGGAAGGAAGCAAACAAATGTTTCCATTCCacacataatgatttcttgcttcAATTGTCTTCATTGCTTCGTGGGATGaggcaaaaacaaacaaaataaattcttaGCATTAGTTGTAAATAGTTTATAATTTCCTATTTCAAGAAACACTGGATATGAAGCAAAATTGTTTAATATCGATCATGCTGTAACTTGACATTGTTTTGACCATAAgtaatcattgtcatagttacgacgcatctagcaATTCAGacgctttttgttttgcttcaaaagactgaaattggcagtgaaccgagctcatcgaggagTCATACTCAAATAATAcaaagaaatcgcagactactcacTCTTGAGATTATCTGTGACTGTATTGTttaatcgactgacttggatgagattcgAAAGTAAAGTGTGAACTGAATCTAAACATGTTAGCGGTTTATTTTAGTAATCTGGCAGCTCTGATGACAACTGCATTTAGTGCCCGCAGGGTTGTATACAGTTTACATCgtatcgaaaaaaaaggtcccaccacAACTTATTGTCAAGACAATCCAAGCAAAAGCCAAAAATCGGTACACTCaggcaaattgagtagtgaaaatcataaggcaaatcttatgatgcatcaaaaatcacagaaatcacatcatctcatctatcactattgtagttttcatacgaacaagttatgaattccacagtatatgagagaagttatgtttgtcatagaaaaTTCGCACAATGATCCTAAAAATGACGTATGAATTTTATAAGGatttttattgatattccaattttcgtgaGTTCATAAGGCGATCTTATTATTCGAttcgatattcttgtggctaaaaccATACGTAATcgttatgaaattccatatatttattgCCTAAGTgtatatcacagactaacagacaggacactcaaattagattcttcaatcattttaacggtcatttcgaatattcctttatttgggacagtactcacacagactaacagacaggacactcaaattagattcttcaatcattttaacggtcatttcgaatattcctttatttgggacagtactcacatgtgtcatgatggcgccacgttaccctatcaaaaacatcctgtctgtcatctagactttgtttatttttttcatttaccaacagagttgccattcattcagaattacctgtaatgtattgatttgtatacgtccatgcgaatttcatgcaggatacagatttaatacatattgccaaaactatatacataattgtacctacttctcatcctccaacgcaatacaaaatcgaacccgttttgttacaatatttacttgcttctggtctgccgccacttaatttcgggtgaaaactaccaacacaataaaaatagtctaaatgaacaacgttgagtcaaataaatggttaccttccaacatcgcgaaaaagttaaatatattatcaacgttatccaataatttattgtgacgatt
This genomic window contains:
- the LOC131431537 gene encoding mitochondrial outer membrane protein SLC25A46, producing MHKDMAGLEQYERYLEDDEDQLDNVSRLHASLKSPLETTHYQFINSERDLTLPLQKHKNVHQIYESPDDEISLRKYLGASVNLISLITENLLCHPFLVLRRQCQVHHSSIKYHIVPLTLVPVIVHLHQRQGVTTLWKGVGSILLVRGMTLAVEDIISKFTPWPKEVNSKTTLKQFGQHLLLKCISLATIVPFYSASLVETVQSDIASEKPGIFDVFREGASRLLSWSVPQKGRMLPIWALVGPSISLGISKYICQLFVRGISTRIMCRRVTFFDEKRGARPRDFAAQSQVIEVYSTMISLMTTEVIFYPFETILHRIQLQGTRTIIDNLDSGYSVVPILTSYEGVVDCYRQTIATEGVSGLYKGFGAMLLQFAAHVAVIKLGKWIITQISEIMSNKPPPKVAEFYNLEGKQSGGSVSMSRSISGISSLSDELS